Genomic DNA from Desulfonema ishimotonii:
CAGGTCTTTCCGGGTGCGGTCTTCGCGCCGGAGCAGGAAGCCGTCCGAGACCATTTTCATGATGGTTTTGTTGCTTTCGTACAGGTCGGACGCGGAGAGGGTTTCCAGTTTGCGGAGAACAGAATTAATCTCGGCAGGGGTGATGTGGGCGTCGGCGTAGCGCTGTGAAAGATAGGTTTTTAAGTCTTCTCTGATCAGAACTTCGGCGGGTTCGCGGGGAATCTTTTTTCCCGAAAAATGGGGGTAGCCTTCGGATTTCAGAAGTTCGATGATGGCCTGTTCGAGTTTTTCTTCGGTGAATTTTTTCATAATTTGAAGTGTAAGTGGTAAAGTGTAAAATATAAAGGGTGAAGGGTGAAATTTTTATTTTCGTTTCTTTTTTAGTTTTTTGCAGATTGTTGTGAGAATTGCAACGAGTTCATTGCATTCTTGTCTGATGTTTGCAAGGCGGTTTTCTGCAACCAGCTCTGACCGGGAGATTAAATCCAGCCAGTATTGGGTTTCATGGGCTTCTTTTACGGCAATGCTGTATTTGGTCAGAAAATCACGTTCACTCTGTGCGCCTTTTCCTTCAGCCACATTGGCACCGATTGAAGTGCCTGAACGAAGAAGCTGATTGGCAAGAGTACGACTCACGCCCGGTTTTTGATCAAGAAACAGGCAGAGCCTGATAATCCGCAGTGCAAACTCTTTGGTCCTATCAGGAAGGGCAAAGTTTGAAGGGGAAAGGGTAAAGTTTGAAGTTTGAGGTGTAAAGTTTGAAGTTGCTCTTGTGGATTGTTTTTGTCGTATGCTCATATTTTTTTCACCTTTTTTAAACTTCACCTTTTACACTTTAAATTTCACCCTTCACCCTTCACCCTTTAAAATTCACCTTT
This window encodes:
- a CDS encoding four helix bundle protein, with amino-acid sequence MKFKKGEKNMSIRQKQSTRATSNFTPQTSNFTLSPSNFALPDRTKEFALRIIRLCLFLDQKPGVSRTLANQLLRSGTSIGANVAEGKGAQSERDFLTKYSIAVKEAHETQYWLDLISRSELVAENRLANIRQECNELVAILTTICKKLKKKRK